A portion of the Acidobacteriaceae bacterium genome contains these proteins:
- a CDS encoding ABC transporter ATP-binding protein — MGLIVGERILLGICDLLLAGAMYLMFLQLQGGHPKHHAAWIPQTALSSALCSVVLVVIRLLLDLGASHHVVRFTQKLYGEFSRQLVQGYSELRWNAFVQRNRSELVKHATSTALDAAYSFQIYTELIAGSVIVVLMATALVYQSVTIAACLSVIILLLYLLHRYILRRRLKLAAASREQSLRVMQRVLTEVFTSSKEIRAYGNQSFFYKLLTRETAIQADSNTQLALLPQFSRVVAEQGVILVFLGIILSALIWGGDIHQMLSLLIFYFVVSRRMLPLISQLALLFGQMDGAYENLSIVHQELKDSRTARTTTESPRSPEPGYALQLNHVTYAYDDGSRVLEDISFDLHAGTTMLLRGVSGSGKSSLLNLIAGVAEPTSGEVLIDRATAAYVPQEIAMLDESVRHNLLFGLAPLPDEVLMQALAIANLDQFVAALPQGLDTRVGDNGVLFSGGQRQRLGIARATLRGKKLLLLDEATSALDAENERQILERIIQCDTAVLIVTHRSDDIGIADRTLQLENGKLVEQASEPPSQ; from the coding sequence ATGGGATTGATCGTCGGAGAGCGCATCCTTCTCGGCATCTGCGATCTTCTGCTTGCCGGGGCGATGTATCTGATGTTTCTGCAGCTCCAGGGCGGCCACCCCAAACATCACGCAGCATGGATACCCCAGACCGCGCTCTCCTCTGCGCTCTGCTCTGTTGTGCTGGTAGTCATACGGCTGCTGCTGGATCTGGGAGCGTCTCACCACGTCGTTCGATTTACGCAGAAGCTCTATGGCGAGTTTTCTCGGCAACTGGTGCAGGGATACAGCGAGCTTCGCTGGAATGCGTTTGTGCAGCGCAACCGCAGCGAGTTGGTCAAACACGCGACCTCTACCGCGCTCGATGCAGCGTACTCGTTTCAGATCTACACAGAGTTGATCGCGGGCTCCGTGATTGTTGTGCTGATGGCAACAGCACTGGTGTATCAGAGCGTCACGATTGCGGCCTGCCTCTCTGTCATCATCCTTCTGCTCTATCTGCTGCATCGTTACATCCTGCGGCGCAGACTGAAGCTGGCAGCGGCCAGCCGAGAGCAGTCGCTGCGCGTCATGCAACGCGTGCTGACCGAAGTCTTCACCTCCTCCAAGGAGATACGCGCGTACGGCAATCAGTCATTCTTCTACAAGCTTCTGACCAGAGAAACCGCGATACAGGCAGACAGCAACACGCAGCTTGCGCTGCTGCCTCAGTTCTCTCGCGTGGTTGCGGAGCAAGGCGTGATCCTGGTGTTTCTTGGGATCATCCTTTCCGCACTGATCTGGGGCGGCGACATTCATCAAATGCTTTCGCTGCTGATCTTTTACTTCGTCGTCTCGCGGCGGATGCTTCCTCTCATCAGCCAACTCGCTCTCCTCTTCGGGCAAATGGACGGAGCGTACGAGAACCTCAGCATCGTCCATCAAGAACTCAAGGACTCTCGAACAGCAAGAACAACCACAGAGTCGCCCCGCAGCCCGGAGCCCGGCTATGCGCTGCAACTCAACCATGTAACGTATGCGTATGACGATGGCAGCCGCGTCCTGGAGGACATCTCCTTCGACCTGCACGCAGGAACTACCATGCTTCTTCGCGGCGTTTCCGGCAGCGGAAAGAGCTCGCTCTTGAACCTGATCGCTGGAGTCGCGGAGCCCACAAGCGGAGAAGTTCTGATCGATCGCGCGACGGCAGCGTACGTGCCACAGGAGATCGCGATGCTGGATGAGTCCGTTCGCCATAACCTGCTCTTCGGGCTGGCTCCCTTGCCTGACGAGGTTCTGATGCAGGCGCTCGCCATCGCAAATCTGGATCAGTTTGTCGCAGCTCTGCCGCAGGGGCTCGACACGAGAGTCGGCGATAACGGTGTGCTCTTCTCTGGCGGCCAGCGGCAACGCCTCGGCATCGCTCGTGCCACGTTGCGTGGAAAAAAACTGCTGCTGCTGGATGAAGCGACATCCGCACTCGATGCAGAGAACGAGCGCCAGATTTTGGAACGCATTATCCAGTGCGACACGGCGGTGCTGATTGTGACGCACCGGTCCGATGACATAGGCATCGCCGACCGCACCCTGCAACTCGAGAACGGGAAGCTGGTGGAGCAAGCGTCAGAGCCTCCGTCGCAGTAA
- a CDS encoding glycosyltransferase family 2 protein → MSFPADPAPLLSFIVATLDRTSELQSFLRSLQSSQLSDVELIIVDQNDDDRLVDLLASIQLPLPVQHLRMNRKSASSARNFGASVAVGEWIGFPDDDCALTPVTLERLRHHLQTTACDVLSGRTIDREGKASVLRWPDQACEIDRRSLRNAFAESTLYIRRSLFDQIGGFDAFFGPGGVYGAEEAVDLIRRLWAAVPDVRAAYVPDVCFIHADASPYSDEVALQKTYRYARARGACFARHWRSSYLPRAVWETGKHLAGSVLLRGKRRRSRILSLKGYAVGFIGYRRNEARWLNTEAHQWIVKSDVAG, encoded by the coding sequence ATGAGCTTCCCTGCTGATCCTGCGCCCCTGCTTTCTTTCATCGTGGCCACGCTCGACCGCACATCGGAGTTGCAGAGCTTCCTGCGTAGCCTCCAGTCCTCGCAGCTCTCGGATGTAGAACTGATCATCGTGGATCAGAATGATGATGATCGTCTTGTGGACCTGCTCGCCAGCATTCAGCTTCCTTTGCCTGTGCAGCACCTTCGCATGAACCGCAAGAGCGCAAGCTCTGCGAGGAACTTCGGGGCTTCGGTTGCGGTTGGAGAGTGGATTGGCTTTCCCGATGATGACTGCGCGCTCACTCCGGTAACGCTAGAAAGGTTGCGGCATCACCTGCAAACTACGGCGTGCGATGTGCTGAGCGGCCGCACGATTGATCGTGAGGGGAAGGCCTCCGTGCTGCGCTGGCCGGATCAGGCCTGCGAGATTGATCGTCGCAGCCTGCGCAACGCCTTCGCGGAGTCCACTCTGTACATCCGTCGCAGCCTGTTCGATCAGATCGGGGGCTTCGATGCTTTCTTCGGGCCCGGCGGAGTCTACGGAGCAGAAGAAGCGGTGGATCTGATTCGGCGCTTATGGGCGGCCGTGCCCGATGTGCGCGCGGCGTACGTTCCCGATGTCTGTTTTATCCATGCGGATGCAAGCCCTTACAGCGATGAGGTCGCGCTCCAGAAAACGTATCGATACGCCCGCGCACGCGGCGCCTGCTTTGCTCGCCACTGGAGGTCCAGCTACCTTCCTCGCGCAGTCTGGGAGACAGGCAAGCATCTCGCCGGCAGCGTGCTGCTTCGTGGCAAGCGCAGGCGCAGCCGCATTCTGAGTCTGAAGGGATACGCTGTTGGCTTCATCGGCTATCGGCGAAACGAAGCCCGGTGGTTGAACACCGAAGCTCACCAATGGATCGTAAAGAGCGATGTTGCAGGTTAA
- a CDS encoding glycosyltransferase: protein MSIPRIFHFIFGLKQQIEPFHLMHYLCLRSCLERNAPDAIHLHYVHEPWGELWDAIRPHLTLRPLEGALPLSGYRYAEGSSSAAYGYAHASDFLRVDILQREGGVYADMDTLFLHPLPDVLFENQYVMGHETVDTTAAAAILGGSLCNAFLMAEAGSEFGALWYDKMSAHFDGSWSRHSTFLPYELSVQHPQIIHVEPQSSFFSLDWTAEGIARIFERFETFQEEVYSLHLWAHLWWSESRVDISRFHQGRLTTEYVAHAETTYAHYARTLLPAGAKTGSATAYRLQRSAQKADDLSRNIAGAVRRRVARLWKSQTR from the coding sequence ATGAGCATTCCCCGAATATTTCACTTCATCTTCGGCTTGAAACAGCAAATTGAACCGTTTCATCTCATGCACTATCTCTGCCTGCGATCGTGCCTGGAGCGCAATGCGCCAGACGCAATCCATCTGCATTATGTGCACGAGCCTTGGGGAGAGCTTTGGGATGCGATTCGTCCTCATCTTACCCTTCGCCCGCTTGAGGGCGCTCTCCCCCTTTCCGGTTATCGTTACGCCGAAGGGAGTAGCTCTGCGGCGTACGGCTATGCGCATGCTTCGGACTTTCTGCGCGTCGATATTCTGCAGCGGGAAGGCGGTGTTTATGCAGACATGGATACGCTGTTCCTGCATCCTCTGCCAGACGTGCTCTTTGAGAATCAGTACGTTATGGGACACGAAACGGTGGATACGACCGCTGCTGCCGCCATACTGGGCGGATCCCTGTGCAACGCCTTTCTCATGGCCGAAGCTGGTTCAGAGTTTGGCGCGCTCTGGTACGACAAGATGAGCGCGCACTTCGATGGGTCGTGGAGTCGCCACTCCACCTTTCTTCCGTACGAACTCAGCGTTCAGCACCCGCAAATCATCCATGTCGAACCACAAAGTTCCTTCTTTTCGCTGGACTGGACCGCAGAGGGCATCGCGAGGATTTTTGAGCGTTTTGAAACGTTCCAAGAAGAGGTCTATTCGCTGCATTTGTGGGCGCATCTCTGGTGGAGTGAAAGCCGCGTAGACATCAGCCGCTTTCACCAGGGACGGCTCACAACAGAGTATGTTGCCCATGCAGAGACGACGTACGCGCACTACGCACGAACGCTGCTGCCTGCGGGCGCGAAGACCGGAAGCGCAACGGCGTACCGGCTGCAGCGGTCGGCGCAGAAAGCAGACGACCTCAGTCGCAACATCGCAGGCGCTGTGCGAAGGAGAGTTGCGCGACTTTGGAAGAGCCAAACGCGATGA
- a CDS encoding glycosyltransferase family 4 protein, whose amino-acid sequence MKKNCVLVTPTLPGREGSGLQQRAFAWLLELAREYNVTLVLALPAENIASTLEARATQELQPYVTQIEICRATTSPKWLRLAALLCPLALLWKPQLADDWVQPLGWEPQLPEQIDHIHVFRFRTMMIGEFLARAYGLRDYGIDLDDVESNTLASIARCVWRRKQPKFAFHLFAASLQYRILERTRLGRASQVYFSNPEDLRYLSKRVPKERLHYRPNKITIPASRAERRLPGVFSLLFVGTLDYVPNTDAALWIAEEIVPALREAIPQGFEVVIVGRGASDSLTARLQQEPEIRFVGEVEHLSPYYAASHAALAAVRYGGGTKLKVLEAVAEFCPVITTTHAVSGLPFAADRDVLVADTPQEIAAGCLRLRQHPDSAEQMAQQANRVLHESNLAHAGMGEG is encoded by the coding sequence ATGAAGAAGAACTGCGTTCTCGTCACGCCCACGTTGCCCGGCCGCGAAGGCTCCGGCCTGCAACAGCGTGCGTTTGCGTGGCTGCTCGAACTCGCTCGCGAGTACAACGTCACCCTCGTTCTGGCGCTGCCGGCTGAAAACATCGCTTCTACGCTTGAAGCACGAGCGACGCAGGAGCTTCAGCCTTATGTGACGCAGATAGAGATTTGCCGTGCGACTACTTCGCCCAAGTGGCTGCGTCTGGCGGCGCTGCTCTGCCCTCTGGCGCTGCTGTGGAAGCCCCAGCTTGCGGACGATTGGGTGCAACCGCTTGGCTGGGAACCTCAACTGCCCGAGCAGATTGACCATATCCATGTCTTCCGCTTTCGGACGATGATGATCGGTGAGTTCCTTGCGCGCGCTTATGGCCTTCGCGATTACGGTATCGATCTGGATGATGTCGAGTCGAACACGCTTGCCAGCATCGCGCGATGCGTGTGGAGACGGAAGCAGCCAAAGTTTGCGTTTCACCTCTTTGCCGCTTCGTTGCAGTACCGCATTCTTGAACGCACGCGCCTCGGTCGCGCGTCGCAAGTGTACTTTTCGAATCCCGAGGACCTGCGCTACCTGAGCAAACGAGTGCCAAAGGAACGGCTTCACTACAGGCCGAACAAAATCACGATTCCTGCCAGCCGGGCAGAACGGCGACTTCCTGGTGTCTTCAGCCTTCTCTTTGTTGGCACGCTGGACTATGTTCCCAATACGGATGCAGCTCTCTGGATTGCAGAGGAGATTGTTCCCGCCCTGCGTGAGGCGATTCCGCAAGGTTTTGAGGTCGTCATCGTGGGACGTGGTGCGAGTGATTCGCTAACGGCTCGCCTACAGCAAGAGCCGGAGATTCGCTTTGTGGGAGAGGTCGAGCATTTGTCGCCCTACTACGCGGCCAGTCATGCCGCTCTGGCCGCGGTGCGCTATGGCGGAGGCACGAAGCTGAAGGTGCTGGAGGCCGTTGCGGAGTTCTGTCCGGTCATCACTACGACACACGCTGTAAGCGGACTTCCCTTCGCAGCGGACCGGGACGTTCTCGTCGCGGATACACCGCAGGAGATCGCGGCCGGATGCCTCCGGCTACGTCAGCACCCAGACTCCGCCGAACAGATGGCCCAGCAAGCCAACAGGGTTTTGCATGAAAGCAACCTCGCCCATGCAGGCATGGGCGAGGGATGA
- a CDS encoding family 20 glycosylhydrolase: MFKPALLCTNCMIVLLCFTLGLTRADAQQQAPLTLLPVPQSVVSAPGQLNLPSGIRIDFQGYTEPRLKDAGTRFLDVLSRLTGTPALPSQPSKQVLLIVKTAGPSAPVQQLGEDESYHLQVTSQQILLSAPNPLGILHGLQTLLQLVHTTPQGFALSAVTIDDKPRFPWRGLMIDSSRHFMPLSIIRQNLDGMEAVKLNVFHWHLSDDQGFRVESKAFPLLHEKGSDGLYYTQDQVREVLAYARARGIRVIPEFDMPCHTTSWFVGYPQLASGSGPYQIERDWGVFDPAIDPTRESTFKFLDRFLDEMTSLFPDAYFHIGGDECNGKEWDANAHIKQYMQAHHLKDNAALQAEFTARVQKLVADHHKIMVGWDEVLQPDTPHDVVIQSWRGPRSLAEAARSGYRGILSAGYYLDLNHSAADHYLADPLDSGKITLTAAQEANILGGEAAMWTEYVTPENVNMRIWPRAAVVAERLWSPRAVKDTDSMYVRLDVLAQKLAFYNLPVQATEAQELKRLSGYADPSALQVLGSAVQPTRDYVRETLNHYNVFFPLNRLVDSIPAESEKARIFHQLAERIASGKATPAEWEQARQWLTMWRDNDARLQPSLKNSDLTAELVPVSHHLADVAEIGLAALSNLQKKASVSKKSQQQQIVLLQHLEQPEAALLDQIAPAVERLVRSVGH; this comes from the coding sequence GTGTTCAAGCCCGCTTTGCTCTGCACAAACTGCATGATTGTCCTGCTCTGCTTCACGTTGGGTCTCACCCGCGCGGACGCGCAACAGCAAGCTCCGCTCACGCTCCTGCCTGTGCCGCAAAGCGTCGTCTCCGCTCCCGGTCAGTTGAACCTTCCTTCCGGCATCAGGATCGACTTTCAGGGTTACACCGAACCTCGCCTGAAGGACGCTGGCACTCGTTTCCTCGACGTCCTCTCTCGCCTGACCGGCACTCCGGCCCTCCCCTCGCAGCCGTCCAAACAAGTGCTGCTGATCGTCAAGACCGCCGGACCATCCGCTCCCGTGCAGCAGCTTGGAGAAGACGAGTCCTACCATCTGCAGGTCACCTCGCAGCAGATTCTGCTTAGCGCCCCCAACCCTCTCGGCATCCTTCATGGCCTGCAGACGCTACTGCAACTGGTCCACACCACGCCTCAGGGATTCGCCCTCTCTGCCGTCACCATCGACGACAAGCCCCGCTTCCCCTGGCGTGGACTCATGATCGACTCCAGCCGTCACTTCATGCCGCTCTCCATCATTCGCCAGAACCTCGACGGCATGGAAGCCGTGAAGCTCAACGTCTTCCACTGGCACCTCTCGGACGATCAGGGCTTCCGCGTGGAAAGCAAGGCCTTTCCTCTGCTGCACGAGAAAGGCTCAGACGGTCTCTATTACACCCAGGATCAGGTTCGCGAGGTCCTTGCTTACGCTCGCGCCCGCGGCATCCGTGTCATTCCCGAATTCGATATGCCCTGCCACACCACCTCGTGGTTCGTTGGCTATCCCCAACTCGCCAGCGGCAGCGGACCCTATCAGATCGAGCGCGACTGGGGAGTCTTTGATCCCGCGATCGATCCCACCCGCGAGAGCACCTTCAAGTTTCTGGATCGCTTCCTCGACGAGATGACCAGCCTCTTTCCGGATGCCTACTTCCATATCGGTGGCGATGAATGCAACGGCAAGGAATGGGACGCCAACGCCCATATCAAGCAGTACATGCAGGCGCATCACCTCAAGGACAATGCTGCTCTGCAGGCTGAATTCACCGCCAGAGTGCAAAAGCTTGTCGCGGATCATCACAAGATCATGGTGGGATGGGATGAAGTGCTACAGCCGGACACACCTCACGACGTTGTCATCCAGTCCTGGCGTGGCCCCAGGTCCCTCGCCGAAGCCGCACGTAGCGGATACCGTGGAATCCTGTCGGCGGGCTATTACCTTGATCTGAACCACTCTGCCGCTGACCATTATCTGGCCGATCCCCTCGATAGTGGCAAGATCACGCTCACCGCCGCGCAGGAAGCCAACATCCTCGGCGGCGAAGCTGCGATGTGGACGGAGTACGTCACTCCGGAGAACGTGAACATGCGCATCTGGCCACGGGCCGCCGTCGTCGCCGAGCGGCTATGGTCGCCACGCGCCGTGAAGGATACCGACTCGATGTACGTGCGCCTCGACGTCCTCGCGCAGAAGCTCGCCTTCTATAATCTTCCCGTTCAGGCCACGGAAGCGCAGGAGCTCAAGCGGCTCAGTGGTTACGCCGATCCTTCCGCGTTGCAGGTCCTTGGCAGCGCCGTACAGCCAACGCGCGACTACGTGCGCGAAACGCTCAACCACTACAACGTCTTCTTTCCTTTGAACCGTCTGGTGGATTCGATCCCTGCCGAGAGCGAAAAGGCCAGGATCTTTCACCAGCTCGCCGAACGCATCGCCTCCGGCAAAGCCACTCCGGCGGAGTGGGAGCAGGCTCGCCAATGGCTAACCATGTGGCGTGACAACGACGCCCGCTTACAGCCTTCGCTGAAGAACTCTGATCTGACTGCGGAACTTGTTCCGGTCTCTCATCATCTCGCCGATGTCGCGGAGATCGGGTTGGCGGCCCTCAGCAATCTGCAAAAGAAGGCCTCCGTCAGCAAGAAATCGCAACAGCAGCAGATCGTTCTTCTGCAGCACCTCGAACAGCCCGAAGCTGCTCTCCTCGACCAAATCGCCCCGGCGGTGGAACGGCTCGTACGATCTGTCGGACATTGA
- a CDS encoding TonB-dependent receptor — MFRSSSSSLLCAEMASASGISNKGASFITLCSWLMLAVAALLLLSPVARAQELAGTFTGIVADSTGAVIQNATITITQNGVNGEPRIVQSNSSGSFTASNLPAGTYTIKVSDPNFATYSSPNVILNVAQRRTLNVVLKPGSESQTVTVEDNPVSVDTGSSSQAGTISGTQVRELELVNRNFQQLVTLQPGVVNILGDQPGFGGLNSNAFVSVNGARATANNWTVDGADINDSGANSSLLNVPSIDAIQEFTLERSSYDASFGRSGGGQVVVATRSGTSAFHGSVYEFARTANTNANYYFNNQQGIPRPPDHYNNFGFTLGGPIYIPRVYNTEKKKTFFFWSEEWRKITSPTSNNVAAPTAGELAGSFYAANEPSAPAGCITNWTPNPDIPVGGGTGTINPACYSANAQVYLSQVLNKNQANFNTFNASNNFTYGTQISSFSTLNNFRQDLVRIDHYFNDKLHFFARGMEDDAPSNLPTGLWGGANYPGIVNAGINAPGKNVVANLTWTISPRMVNELEFAYSQGTINASLSGPANSPSVLSSLTNNIANPDPYGRIPSVNILDQSVTVLSQGSAPYNERNLDRNIFDNFTITLGNHTLRAGITAQQMLKTENASEGNPSFSFNTWGDFLLGNAVQYQQADRDIVPDLRFWNTEAYVQDDWKVNRRLTLNLGVRWTRFPAPSDAKNTLANFAPAFYNPLQAPTLNSDGNFAAGQQFTPATYANGLIFPQGDACTAAKAISSQVSCSPYGSTVNPNNNWNFGPRVGFSYSLFGDGKSVLRGGFGIFFDRTSNGIWEQNAFSDPPLVQTTTITKTSFDNPIGAGSITPAYGPNPLTTAGSPVFKVPSYAAYNLSVQQQLAPTTLLEIAYVGSISRHLQGEIDSNVPTLSTRADNPTLPLNNIRPYLGYSYFKNRIPAFTANYNSVQVSLQHRTTRDLTLGISYTWSKNLTTSWNDRGTAATGSALSGPPGSASTYAYNLKMDYGPSGLNQPQTFISNFVYKLPFYREQSGLLGHIAGGWEVSGIVTLNSGQSISAYQTSDPFACPTPTTDNPGTAANPLCANNSPAGTYPGGLGMVTSNSDVSPRPDQVAPIQHTKNRTQWFSTSSFATAQGHFGSSRAGNILGPGTEKVDLGLMKNFKFTNSISLQMRAESFNLFNHTNFWLIDTGFGNGLFGQATSAHAARIMQFSGKIYF, encoded by the coding sequence ATGTTTAGATCTTCTTCTAGCTCCTTGCTTTGTGCCGAGATGGCATCCGCTTCGGGCATCTCAAACAAGGGGGCGAGCTTCATCACGCTATGCTCCTGGCTGATGTTGGCTGTGGCGGCCTTGTTGTTGCTTTCCCCTGTGGCACGTGCGCAGGAGCTGGCCGGAACCTTCACCGGAATCGTCGCCGACAGCACCGGCGCGGTGATTCAGAACGCCACGATCACCATCACACAGAACGGCGTGAACGGTGAGCCACGCATCGTGCAGTCCAACAGCTCTGGCAGCTTTACCGCCAGCAATCTTCCTGCTGGAACGTACACGATAAAGGTCTCCGATCCGAACTTTGCCACTTACTCCAGTCCCAATGTGATCTTGAACGTGGCACAGAGGCGCACGCTGAACGTCGTCCTCAAGCCGGGCTCTGAAAGCCAGACGGTCACGGTAGAGGACAATCCGGTCTCTGTTGACACAGGCAGCAGCTCTCAAGCCGGTACGATCTCAGGAACGCAGGTTCGCGAACTGGAACTTGTGAACCGTAACTTCCAGCAGTTAGTTACGCTCCAGCCAGGTGTGGTCAATATCCTTGGCGATCAACCTGGATTTGGCGGCCTCAATAGCAACGCCTTTGTCTCGGTCAACGGAGCTCGCGCCACGGCGAACAACTGGACCGTAGATGGTGCCGACATCAACGACAGCGGCGCGAACTCCTCACTGCTCAATGTGCCGAGCATCGATGCCATCCAGGAGTTCACGCTCGAGCGCAGCTCCTACGACGCCAGCTTCGGACGCAGCGGTGGCGGTCAGGTAGTGGTTGCCACACGTTCAGGCACCAGCGCCTTCCATGGCTCCGTGTATGAGTTCGCACGCACGGCGAATACCAACGCAAACTACTACTTCAACAACCAGCAGGGAATTCCGCGCCCTCCCGATCACTACAACAACTTCGGCTTCACTCTCGGCGGCCCCATCTATATTCCGCGGGTCTATAACACCGAGAAGAAGAAGACCTTCTTCTTCTGGTCAGAAGAGTGGCGCAAGATCACCAGCCCCACGTCGAACAACGTTGCGGCTCCAACGGCGGGAGAGCTCGCAGGCTCTTTCTACGCAGCGAACGAGCCCTCTGCACCGGCTGGTTGCATTACGAACTGGACCCCGAATCCCGACATTCCTGTTGGCGGCGGTACGGGGACCATCAACCCTGCCTGCTACAGTGCAAACGCGCAGGTGTACCTCTCCCAGGTTCTCAATAAGAATCAGGCCAACTTCAACACCTTCAACGCCAGCAACAACTTCACCTACGGAACGCAGATCTCTTCGTTCTCCACGCTCAACAACTTCCGTCAGGACCTTGTTCGTATCGATCACTACTTCAACGACAAGCTCCACTTCTTCGCTCGCGGCATGGAAGACGACGCACCCAGCAATCTCCCGACCGGCCTCTGGGGAGGTGCGAACTATCCCGGAATCGTCAACGCCGGCATCAACGCTCCCGGTAAGAATGTCGTCGCCAATCTTACGTGGACCATCTCTCCCCGCATGGTGAACGAGCTTGAGTTCGCCTACTCACAGGGCACGATTAACGCCTCGCTCTCTGGCCCGGCTAACTCGCCCAGCGTCCTCTCTTCGTTGACGAACAACATCGCCAACCCTGACCCCTACGGCCGTATCCCCAGCGTCAATATTCTTGACCAGTCCGTCACCGTTCTTTCGCAGGGCTCTGCTCCTTACAATGAGCGCAACCTTGACCGAAACATCTTCGATAACTTCACCATCACACTTGGAAACCACACCTTGCGTGCCGGCATCACGGCGCAGCAGATGCTGAAGACCGAGAACGCCAGCGAAGGTAATCCGAGCTTCTCCTTCAACACCTGGGGAGATTTCCTGCTCGGGAACGCCGTTCAGTATCAGCAGGCAGATCGCGACATCGTCCCCGATCTTCGCTTCTGGAACACCGAAGCCTACGTTCAGGATGACTGGAAGGTGAACCGCCGACTCACGTTGAACCTCGGTGTTCGCTGGACGCGGTTCCCCGCGCCCTCCGACGCGAAGAACACGCTGGCCAACTTTGCTCCTGCGTTCTACAACCCCTTGCAGGCTCCGACGCTGAATAGCGATGGAAACTTCGCAGCGGGCCAGCAGTTTACTCCGGCTACCTATGCCAACGGCCTGATCTTCCCACAGGGCGATGCCTGCACGGCGGCGAAGGCCATCTCTTCCCAGGTCTCCTGCTCACCGTACGGAAGTACGGTAAACCCCAACAATAACTGGAACTTCGGTCCGCGCGTTGGCTTCTCGTACAGCCTCTTCGGCGATGGCAAGAGCGTCCTGCGCGGCGGCTTCGGTATCTTCTTCGACCGTACGAGCAACGGCATCTGGGAGCAGAACGCCTTCAGCGACCCACCGCTCGTGCAGACGACCACCATCACCAAAACAAGCTTTGATAACCCCATCGGCGCTGGAAGCATCACGCCCGCCTATGGCCCGAACCCTCTGACCACTGCTGGCTCACCGGTTTTCAAGGTCCCGTCGTATGCGGCCTACAACCTGTCCGTTCAGCAGCAGTTGGCGCCCACAACCCTCTTGGAGATCGCGTACGTCGGCTCCATCTCTCGCCATCTCCAGGGTGAGATCGACAGCAACGTCCCAACGCTGTCGACGCGTGCCGATAACCCCACCTTACCTCTGAACAACATTCGTCCTTACCTTGGGTACTCCTACTTCAAGAACAGAATTCCCGCCTTCACCGCAAACTACAACTCCGTTCAGGTTTCGTTGCAGCACCGCACAACTCGCGATCTGACTCTCGGAATCTCCTACACCTGGTCCAAGAACCTGACCACTTCCTGGAACGACCGTGGAACCGCTGCCACAGGCTCGGCTCTCAGCGGACCTCCGGGATCGGCAAGCACCTACGCCTACAACCTCAAGATGGATTACGGTCCGTCCGGTCTCAACCAGCCTCAGACCTTCATCTCCAACTTTGTGTACAAGCTGCCCTTCTACCGCGAACAAAGCGGTCTGCTTGGCCACATCGCTGGCGGTTGGGAAGTCTCCGGTATCGTGACCCTCAACTCCGGCCAGTCCATCAGCGCCTATCAGACGAGCGATCCGTTCGCCTGCCCGACGCCAACGACGGACAACCCGGGCACCGCGGCGAATCCTCTCTGCGCAAACAACAGCCCGGCGGGAACATACCCCGGCGGTCTCGGCATGGTCACCTCCAACTCGGACGTCTCACCTCGTCCGGATCAGGTTGCGCCTATCCAGCACACCAAGAACAGAACGCAGTGGTTCTCTACCAGCTCCTTCGCTACGGCTCAGGGACACTTCGGCAGCAGCAGGGCCGGAAACATCCTGGGACCCGGCACGGAGAAGGTCGATCTAGGACTGATGAAGAACTTCAAGTTCACCAACAGCATCAGCCTGCAGATGCGAGCGGAGTCCTTCAATCTGTTCAACCACACGAACTTCTGGCTCATCGACACCGGTTTTGGCAATGGTTTGTTCGGACAGGCGACCAGTGCACACGCCGCCCGCATCATGCAGTTCAGCGGAAAGATCTACTTCTAG